Genomic segment of Veillonella parvula DSM 2008:
AGCCCTTCGACTACAGCAAATTTTGCGCTATGTATTGCATAGTGTAGCAAACTTTAGCCAGTCCTATAATTACTTCGTATATAATCTTGAGGACGGCTATGATTACATCAAGGTAGTGGCGCGTTATGTAACGACGCCCCTCTATGTAGGCTACAAAATTCCTCAAACTTGTGATGAGGGACGAGCTGCTAAAATCAAGCACGATATTACGCCTTATTTTCAAGCTACTAAATAGCTCTAACCATATACCGTATATAATTTGATATATTATTTTATATGGTTTTAACCATACATAATTGAAAGGATTTTTATGAAAGTATTTGCCATCGGCGACCTCCATCTATCTGGCAATCCTCCGACGAAGCCGATGGATATTTTTGGCCCGCACTGGAATGATCACTGGGCCCGCATCAAAGAGCATTGGAATGCCAATGTAAGCGATGAAGACATCGTCTTTCTCGTAGGTGACATGAGCTGGGCGCTCCGTCTCAATGAAGCTGCCTGCGATTTACAAGAAATTGCATCTTTACCTGGTAAAAAATATATGATTCGTGGCAACCATGATTATTGGTGGGCATCAGCAAACAAGATGCATAATCTCATGGGTGACGCTATTACCTTTATACAAGGTCACGGCACCGCAGAAGTTATCCAAACCGAAGAAGGGCCGCGCCTTATTGCATTCGGTGGAACGCGCGCCTACCTCTGTCCTGGAGACTCCCACTTCTCCCCAGAAACGGACCAATCCATTTACGATAGAGA
This window contains:
- a CDS encoding metallophosphoesterase — translated: MKVFAIGDLHLSGNPPTKPMDIFGPHWNDHWARIKEHWNANVSDEDIVFLVGDMSWALRLNEAACDLQEIASLPGKKYMIRGNHDYWWASANKMHNLMGDAITFIQGHGTAEVIQTEEGPRLIAFGGTRAYLCPGDSHFSPETDQSIYDRELMRTEAALQEMDKAIHKVLEELRTETKVCITESSGSKKSYSPTPDSIRDIENIPVTKLLLLHYPPFNESNAPSGFTDLMEQYNVDICIFGHLHDQISFNRIPKEFGTTKLELVSADYLDFKLKQII